Proteins from a genomic interval of Leptospira bandrabouensis:
- a CDS encoding acetylxylan esterase, with the protein MPQTVSFDECFQTVPKLDPPSDLDSFWKEGISELKKVPIKATYKTVLKGSFIWESLNDVSFQSIGNHVLHGKLAIPRKRGNRPVVVYFHDYLALPEEIQKGYSDLGVAQLHLTLRGHGEEMIHAPIDPVTGKAPIGWTPNYFAHGLDQKEEFYMRKLYLDVIRTIEFLRLTDGIDGDQIILHGKSLGSALSVFGAAYSDRIKGLILETPSFCYIDKDQISLKGNPWVRELTPFLEKRATKKIDYKKELAYFDALNFAKKIKIPALFSCGMEDVISHPKSTFALFNHMNCDKRMQLYPTEGNEAGKDKQPQANLEFVKEIFAL; encoded by the coding sequence ATGCCTCAAACCGTTAGTTTTGATGAATGTTTCCAGACGGTTCCCAAACTAGATCCTCCTTCGGATTTAGATAGTTTTTGGAAAGAAGGAATTTCCGAGTTAAAAAAAGTCCCAATCAAAGCAACATACAAAACTGTTTTGAAAGGATCCTTTATTTGGGAATCACTAAACGATGTAAGTTTTCAAAGTATCGGCAATCATGTGTTACACGGAAAATTGGCAATTCCTAGAAAAAGGGGAAATCGACCTGTTGTAGTTTATTTTCATGATTATTTGGCACTTCCTGAAGAAATCCAAAAAGGATATTCGGATTTGGGTGTGGCACAGCTTCACCTCACCTTACGCGGTCATGGCGAAGAAATGATTCATGCTCCGATTGATCCAGTAACAGGAAAAGCACCGATTGGTTGGACTCCTAATTACTTTGCGCATGGTTTGGACCAAAAAGAAGAATTTTATATGCGTAAACTTTATTTGGATGTGATTCGTACGATTGAATTCTTACGTTTAACCGATGGAATTGATGGTGACCAAATCATTTTACATGGTAAGTCCTTAGGTTCAGCTCTTTCTGTATTTGGTGCTGCTTATTCGGACCGAATTAAGGGACTCATTTTAGAAACACCTTCGTTTTGTTATATAGACAAAGATCAGATTTCTTTAAAAGGAAATCCTTGGGTGCGAGAACTAACTCCTTTTTTGGAAAAAAGAGCCACCAAAAAAATAGATTATAAAAAAGAATTAGCCTATTTTGACGCATTAAACTTTGCCAAAAAAATAAAAATTCCAGCACTCTTTTCTTGTGGGATGGAAGATGTGATCTCTCATCCAAAATCGACATTTGCTTTGTTTAATCATATGAATTGTGATAAACGTATGCAGTTGTATCCTACAGAAGGAAATGAAGCAGGAAAAGACAAACAACCGCAAGCCAACCTGGAATTTGTGAAAGAAATTTTTGCCTTATGA
- the cysS gene encoding cysteine--tRNA ligase: MTVVPFVFQNSKSGKKESFLPKDPSHVTIYSCGPTVYNFAHIGNIRSFLFVDILRRSLLLGGYKLNQSMNITDIDDKIINESIKRKISVEEFTKPWTEAFFKDLETLHVQKLEHYPKATESIDAMVGLVETLRSNGLVYEKDGNLYFSIQKFSRYGELSKIDVSGMKAGVRYDADEYEKDDVRDFVLWKNQKSEEEKCWHTRIGNGRPGWHLECSAMIRKVYGSGVDIHTGGIDLLFPHHENEAAQSIGAYPNEEFVGTWLHCEHLLVDGEKMSKSKGNFYTLRDILEKGYDPNSIRYHLISAHYRSKLNFSLGKLEESKIAMERIQNTIYRVLEVGNLWDLVPKHYDEFHFSALDLQNINLEFMNSLADDLNVPKALASVFELVRIGNQYLDANDSNVDTKYLNEIVQLFYKMNELFAVFQFTKQVQSLEGISEEWILEQIELRKTAKQNKDFSTADRIRKELEEKGILLADTKEGKTTWKKAQ; encoded by the coding sequence ATGACAGTAGTGCCCTTTGTATTTCAGAATTCAAAATCAGGTAAAAAAGAAAGTTTTCTACCAAAAGATCCTTCCCATGTAACCATTTATTCGTGTGGGCCAACTGTTTATAACTTTGCCCATATTGGAAACATTCGTTCCTTTTTGTTTGTAGATATTCTTCGTCGTTCATTACTTCTCGGTGGGTATAAGCTCAACCAATCAATGAATATCACTGACATTGATGACAAAATTATCAATGAATCTATCAAAAGAAAAATCAGTGTAGAAGAATTTACAAAACCTTGGACCGAAGCCTTCTTTAAAGATTTAGAAACCCTTCATGTGCAAAAATTAGAACATTACCCGAAAGCTACCGAATCCATTGATGCTATGGTGGGTCTTGTGGAAACATTGAGGTCTAACGGCCTTGTGTATGAAAAAGATGGGAACTTATACTTTTCGATTCAGAAATTTAGCCGGTATGGTGAACTTTCAAAAATTGATGTTTCTGGTATGAAGGCAGGTGTCCGTTATGATGCCGATGAATACGAAAAAGATGATGTTAGAGATTTTGTTCTTTGGAAAAATCAAAAGAGCGAAGAAGAAAAGTGTTGGCATACACGGATCGGAAACGGACGTCCTGGATGGCATTTAGAATGTTCGGCGATGATTCGAAAGGTATATGGATCAGGTGTTGACATTCATACGGGTGGCATTGACCTACTCTTCCCTCATCATGAGAATGAGGCCGCTCAAAGTATTGGAGCTTATCCCAATGAAGAATTTGTGGGAACATGGCTGCACTGTGAACATCTATTAGTTGATGGTGAAAAAATGTCAAAAAGTAAGGGAAATTTTTACACCTTACGAGATATTTTAGAAAAAGGATACGACCCAAATTCAATTCGTTATCATTTGATATCTGCACATTACAGAAGTAAGTTGAATTTTTCACTTGGCAAACTAGAAGAATCAAAGATTGCAATGGAACGAATTCAAAATACGATTTATCGTGTATTAGAAGTGGGAAATTTATGGGATTTAGTTCCAAAACATTATGACGAATTCCATTTTTCAGCTTTAGATTTACAAAATATAAATTTGGAATTTATGAATTCCTTGGCGGATGATTTGAATGTTCCGAAAGCTCTTGCTTCTGTATTTGAATTAGTTCGAATTGGGAATCAATATTTGGATGCAAATGATTCGAATGTTGATACAAAGTATTTAAATGAGATAGTGCAATTGTTTTATAAAATGAATGAACTTTTTGCGGTATTTCAATTTACAAAACAAGTCCAATCCTTAGAGGGAATCTCCGAAGAATGGATTCTCGAACAAATTGAACTTCGAAAGACCGCCAAACAAAACAAAGATTTCTCTACTGCCGACAGAATCCGTAAGGAGTTGGAAGAAAAAGGAATCCTTCTCGCTGATACAAAAGAAGGAAAAACCACATGGAAAAAAGCCCAGTAG